In Brienomyrus brachyistius isolate T26 chromosome 3, BBRACH_0.4, whole genome shotgun sequence, the following proteins share a genomic window:
- the akt3a gene encoding LOW QUALITY PROTEIN: RAC-gamma serine/threonine-protein kinase (The sequence of the model RefSeq protein was modified relative to this genomic sequence to represent the inferred CDS: inserted 2 bases in 2 codons; deleted 4 bases in 4 codons) has protein sequence MSDVTIVKEGWVQKRGEYIKNWRPRYFLLKTDGSFIGYKEKPQDADLPYPLNNFSVAKCQLMKTERPKPNTFIIRCLQWTTVIERTFHVDTPEERDEWTDAIQMVADKLQRQEEERIQXQPTSQIDNIGEEEMDTSTSHHKRKTMNDFDYLKLLGKGTFGKVILVREKASGKYYAMKILKKEVIIAKDEVAHTLTESRVXKNTRHPFLTSLKYSFQTKDRLCFVMEYVNGGELFFHLSRERVFSEDRTRFYGAEIVSALDYLHSAKIVYRDLKLENLMLDKDGHIKITDFGLCKEGITDAATMKTFCGTPEYLAPEVLEDNDYGRAVDWWGLGVVMYEMMCGRLPFYNQDHEKLFELILMEDIKFPRTLSADAKSLLSGLLIKDPNKRCWMWPL, from the exons GAGAATACATTAAGAATTGGAGACCTCGGTACTTCCTCTTGAAAACGGACGGCTCCTTCATCGGATACAAGGAGAAGCCCCAGGATGCTGACCTTCCGTACCCTCTCAACAACTTCTCTGTGGCCA AGTGCCAGCTGATGAAGACTGAACGACCAAAGCCCAACACATTCATCATTAGATGTCTACAATGGACCACGGTCATTGAGAGGACCTTCCACGTGGACACGCCGGAGGAaag GGACGAGTGGACAGATGCCATCCAGATGGTGGCTGACAAACTCCAAAGACAAGAGGAGGAGAGGATTC TGCAGCCCACGTCACAGATCGACAACATCGGTGAGGAGGAGATGGACACGTCCACCAGCCACCATAAACGGAAG ACAATGAATGACTTTGACTACTTAAAGTTATTGGGT AAGGGCACCTTTGGGAAGGTCATCCTGGTGCGGGAGAAGGCCAGCGGTAAATATTATGCAATGAAGATCCTCAAGAAAGAAGtcattattgcaaag GATGAAGTGGCTCACACTCTCACAGAGAGCAgag ttaaaaacaccagaCACCCTTTCTTAACT TCtttgaagtattccttccagaCTAAGGACCGC CTGTGCTTCGTGATGGAGTACGTCAACGGTGGCGAG CTGTTTTTCCATTTGTCGAGAGAGCGG GTGTTCTCCGAGGACCGCACGCGCTTCTATGGTGCCGAGATCGTCTCCGCCCTGGACTACCTGCACTCCGCCAAGATCGTATACCGGGACCTCAAG CTGGAGAACCTCATGCTCGACAAGGACGGTCACATCAAGATCACTGACTTCGGCCTCTGCAAAGAAGGAATCACTGACGCTGCTACCATGAAGACGTTCTGCGGCACCCCCGAGTACCTGGCCCCAGAG GTGCTGGAGGACAACGACTACGGCCGGGCGGTGGACTGGTGG GGGCTGGGCGTGGTCATGTACGAGATGATGTGCGGCCGGCTGCCCTTCTACAACCAGGACCACGAGAAGCTCTTCGAGCTCATCCTCATGGAGGACATCAAGTTCCCGCGCACGCTGTCGGCCGACGCCAAGTCGCTGCTGTCCGGCCTGCTCATCAAGGACCCTAACAAAAGGTGCTGGATGTGGCCGCTTTGA